In Gammaproteobacteria bacterium (ex Lamellibrachia satsuma), a single genomic region encodes these proteins:
- a CDS encoding formyltransferase, translated as MATAHSAVVFAYHQVGVRCLSVLLAQGVDVRLVVTHRDNPNENIWWESVAELAGRAGIPVITPEDPNTPEVVEQISTCEPDLFFSFYYRHMLKADLLSIPHQGAYNMHGSLLPHYRGRVPVNWAIVHGETQSGASLHRMEIKPDAGDLVDQQAVTILPNDTALDLFLKLVCAAETVLSRSLPGLMKDSFEATPMDLQAGSYFGGRRPEDGRVDWSRSAWQIHNLIRAVAPPYPGAFTHTDGKKLLLMGSYWCNETGKGDNTRLYWEAGRCYADCADGKRIELTRLELDGEVLDESAFTQQFGKELKL; from the coding sequence GTGGCCACTGCGCACAGTGCGGTAGTCTTCGCCTACCACCAGGTGGGTGTGCGTTGCCTCTCGGTGCTGTTGGCTCAGGGGGTGGATGTACGACTGGTGGTGACACACCGGGATAATCCCAACGAGAATATCTGGTGGGAATCTGTCGCCGAACTGGCCGGGCGGGCGGGCATTCCTGTGATCACGCCGGAAGATCCCAACACGCCGGAAGTGGTTGAGCAGATAAGTACCTGTGAGCCGGATCTTTTCTTCTCCTTCTATTACCGGCACATGCTCAAAGCTGATCTGCTGTCGATCCCCCATCAGGGAGCCTACAATATGCACGGTTCCCTGCTGCCCCACTACCGGGGGCGTGTGCCGGTGAACTGGGCGATAGTCCATGGTGAGACCCAGAGCGGCGCCAGTCTGCACCGCATGGAGATCAAGCCCGATGCGGGTGATCTGGTCGACCAGCAGGCGGTGACCATTTTACCCAACGACACAGCATTGGATCTGTTCTTGAAGCTGGTCTGCGCGGCGGAGACGGTCCTGTCCCGCTCACTGCCGGGTCTGATGAAGGACTCGTTCGAAGCAACCCCGATGGATCTTCAGGCTGGCAGTTACTTTGGTGGCCGCAGACCGGAAGACGGCCGGGTGGATTGGAGCCGGAGCGCCTGGCAGATCCACAATCTGATCCGGGCCGTGGCGCCGCCCTACCCAGGGGCTTTCACCCATACGGATGGAAAAAAGCTGCTGTTGATGGGCAGTTACTGGTGCAATGAGACAGGAAAAGGCGATAATACCCGGCTTTACTGGGAGGCTGGCCGCTGTTACGCGGACTGTGCCGATGGAAAACGAATCGAATTGACCCGCTTGGAGCTTGATGGTGAGGTGCTGGACGAATCCGCATTTACCCAACAGTTCGGTAAAGAACTGAAGCTCTGA
- a CDS encoding EamA family transporter, with amino-acid sequence MNLVSFALILTGVLLNAVAQLALKASVNSMGAIELKMADSGAVALRLMGEPWLWVGLFCYGISVIVWILALSRVDVSIAYPMLSIGYVVNAFAAWALFGEVLSIARLSGIGVIILGVFILARS; translated from the coding sequence ATGAACCTGGTAAGTTTTGCCTTGATTTTGACAGGTGTGCTGCTCAACGCCGTCGCCCAATTGGCACTCAAGGCGAGTGTGAACAGCATGGGGGCCATCGAACTGAAAATGGCCGACTCCGGTGCTGTGGCCCTGCGGTTGATGGGAGAACCCTGGCTCTGGGTCGGGCTCTTCTGTTACGGCATCAGCGTCATCGTATGGATTCTGGCTCTCTCACGAGTGGATGTCTCGATTGCCTATCCGATGCTCTCCATCGGTTATGTGGTGAATGCTTTTGCCGCCTGGGCGTTGTTTGGTGAAGTACTGAGCATTGCGCGTCTCTCTGGTATCGGGGTCATTATCCTCGGCGTGTTTATCCTGGCCAGGAGCTGA
- a CDS encoding tRNA 5-hydroxyuridine modification protein YegQ translates to MKKPELLSPAGTLRNARYAFAYGADAVYAGLPRYSLRVRNNDFLPENLAIGIDEAHRQGKHFYLATNIMPHGAKLKTFIDDMAPVVEMGPDALIMSDPGLILMVRERWPDMPVHLSVQANTTNAAAVRFWQQQGLTRVILSRELSLDEVETIRQTCPDMELEVFVHGALCIAYSGRCLLSGYFNHRDANQGSCTNACRWEYKVSQPVAGPDEPLDVAEMTHQPEADAIHYLEEKGRPGELMPIFEDEHGTYIMNSRDLRAVEHVQRLVEIGVDCLKIEGRTKSHYYTARTTQVYRQAIDDAVAGRAFQPELMADLEGLANRGYTDGFYQRHESNELQNYRIGASSADRQIFVAEVTGIDEGSGLVDLDIKNKLRVGDRLELMTQAGNTTFVLEEMQDRQGNPISEALGGGYQVRVKLPVDEVNLGLICRYLD, encoded by the coding sequence ATGAAGAAACCCGAACTGCTTTCACCTGCCGGTACCCTGAGGAATGCCCGCTACGCCTTTGCCTATGGCGCGGACGCCGTCTATGCCGGCCTGCCCCGTTACAGTCTGCGGGTGCGCAATAATGACTTTCTTCCGGAAAATCTGGCTATCGGTATCGATGAGGCCCATCGGCAGGGCAAGCATTTCTACCTGGCCACCAACATCATGCCCCACGGGGCCAAGTTGAAGACCTTTATCGACGATATGGCACCGGTGGTGGAGATGGGGCCGGATGCGCTGATCATGTCAGACCCCGGCCTGATTTTGATGGTGCGGGAGCGCTGGCCCGATATGCCGGTGCATCTCTCGGTACAGGCCAATACCACGAATGCCGCCGCAGTCCGTTTCTGGCAGCAGCAGGGGCTGACACGGGTGATACTTTCCCGTGAGCTCTCTTTGGATGAGGTCGAGACCATTCGCCAGACCTGTCCCGATATGGAATTGGAGGTCTTCGTGCATGGAGCGCTCTGCATCGCCTATTCCGGGCGATGCCTGCTCTCGGGTTATTTCAACCACCGGGATGCAAACCAGGGGAGCTGTACCAACGCCTGTCGCTGGGAGTACAAGGTCAGCCAACCGGTAGCAGGGCCGGATGAACCCCTCGATGTGGCCGAGATGACCCACCAGCCGGAAGCCGATGCGATTCACTATCTGGAGGAGAAGGGCCGTCCCGGTGAACTGATGCCTATCTTTGAGGATGAGCACGGAACCTACATCATGAACTCCCGGGATCTGCGCGCGGTGGAACATGTGCAGCGGCTGGTGGAGATCGGTGTCGACTGCCTGAAGATCGAAGGTCGTACCAAGTCTCACTACTACACGGCCCGTACCACTCAGGTCTATCGCCAGGCTATCGACGATGCGGTGGCGGGTCGTGCATTCCAGCCTGAATTGATGGCCGATCTCGAAGGGCTTGCCAACCGTGGCTATACCGATGGCTTCTATCAGCGTCATGAATCCAACGAGTTACAAAACTATCGTATCGGCGCCTCCAGCGCCGACCGGCAGATCTTTGTTGCTGAAGTGACCGGTATCGATGAAGGGAGCGGACTGGTCGATCTGGATATCAAAAACAAGCTGCGGGTGGGTGATCGCCTGGAGCTGATGACCCAGGCAGGCAACACAACTTTTGTCCTTGAAGAGATGCAGGATCGCCAGGGTAATCCGATATCTGAGGCCTTGGGTGGTGGTTATCAGGTGCGGGTAAAACTGCCGGTGGATGAGGTGAATCTGGGGTTGATCTGCCGCTACCTGGATTGA
- a CDS encoding PDZ domain-containing protein: MADEKSAHGSQQQATVVALSELMNVERLMEQIEDRQAVFVGETHDRYEHHLNQLAIIQGMYKKHPDMVIGLEFFQQPFQPVLDRYISGEIDENALLRESEYFDRWRYDYRLYRPIFRYAKEKGIPLIALNLEKEITGQASAGGIDSIEKTLKLRIPEEIDRSDTAYRQRLEAVFQMHPHPEKRNFDHFMDVQLLWDEGMAERAAVWFRENPQGHMVILAGGGHIAYGSGIPNRLKRRVPVTTAIVINASTASELEPAMGDFVMMTKPNRLHPTGKLGVFLDVEESPVKVSGFSPHSGAEKVGVRKGDRILQVGEHEITSYADVRIALMDSLPGEKVDVVVRRTWPVLGSANHTIEVELR, encoded by the coding sequence ATGGCAGATGAGAAGTCAGCTCATGGTTCGCAGCAACAGGCTACCGTAGTGGCGCTCTCTGAACTGATGAATGTTGAACGGTTGATGGAACAGATTGAAGATCGGCAGGCGGTCTTTGTCGGCGAGACCCATGATCGTTACGAACATCACCTGAATCAGTTGGCGATTATCCAGGGAATGTACAAAAAGCATCCGGATATGGTGATCGGCCTGGAATTTTTTCAGCAACCGTTTCAGCCGGTGCTGGATCGTTACATCAGCGGTGAGATCGACGAAAACGCACTGCTCCGTGAGTCGGAATATTTCGATCGCTGGCGCTATGACTACCGGCTCTACCGACCGATCTTTCGTTACGCCAAAGAAAAGGGCATCCCCCTGATCGCCCTGAATCTTGAAAAGGAGATTACGGGTCAGGCTTCTGCCGGGGGTATAGATAGTATTGAAAAAACGCTGAAGCTGCGCATCCCGGAAGAGATAGATCGCAGTGATACAGCTTATCGGCAGCGGCTCGAAGCCGTCTTTCAGATGCATCCTCATCCGGAGAAGCGGAATTTCGATCACTTTATGGATGTGCAGCTGCTCTGGGATGAAGGTATGGCGGAGCGGGCAGCGGTTTGGTTCCGCGAAAATCCGCAGGGGCATATGGTGATTCTGGCTGGCGGCGGCCACATCGCCTATGGTTCCGGGATCCCCAATCGGCTCAAGCGCCGGGTGCCGGTTACCACCGCGATTGTGATCAACGCCTCCACAGCCAGCGAACTCGAACCTGCAATGGGTGATTTCGTGATGATGACGAAACCCAACCGACTGCATCCCACCGGTAAGCTGGGCGTCTTTCTGGATGTTGAAGAGTCACCTGTTAAGGTGAGCGGTTTCAGTCCTCATAGTGGCGCCGAGAAGGTGGGCGTGCGGAAGGGCGACAGAATTCTCCAAGTTGGCGAACATGAAATCACAAGCTATGCAGATGTGCGTATTGCGTTGATGGATAGCCTGCCTGGCGAAAAAGTGGATGTGGTAGTGCGGCGGACCTGGCCGGTCCTCGGCAGTGCAAATCACACAATAGAGGTTGAACTGCGGTAG
- a CDS encoding glycosyltransferase, producing the protein MTEQTLEGSPDLSVVIPVYNEEAVLPSLFSRLYPALDALGRSYEIIFIDDGSRDRSVAQLRKQYQARPEETRVVCLRANAGQHAAIIAGFEQCRGRFVVTLDADLQNPPEEIGKLLAELDKGHDYVGSIRRNRQDSAWRDIASKAMNRLRERITNIHMTDQGCMLRGYDREIINAILDSKESNTFIPALAYLYSGNPVEVVVEHEERAAGESKYPIYQLIHLNFDLMTGFSLMPLQVFSLVGVGISIVSFAFVLFLVLRRLIVGPEVEGVFTLFAIVFFLIGILLFGIGLLGEYVGRIYVQARGRPRYLVRMVLEKNGQPETGEEA; encoded by the coding sequence ATGACGGAGCAAACCTTGGAAGGGAGTCCCGATCTGTCGGTTGTGATTCCGGTCTATAACGAAGAGGCGGTACTGCCGTCGCTTTTTTCCCGGCTCTATCCGGCACTGGATGCGTTGGGGCGCAGCTATGAAATCATCTTTATCGATGACGGCAGCCGAGATCGTTCAGTAGCGCAGTTGCGCAAGCAGTACCAGGCGCGGCCCGAGGAGACCCGTGTGGTCTGCCTGCGTGCCAACGCCGGCCAGCATGCCGCCATCATCGCGGGATTCGAGCAGTGCCGTGGCCGTTTCGTGGTGACCCTGGATGCTGATCTGCAGAATCCGCCGGAGGAGATCGGCAAGCTGCTGGCCGAACTGGACAAGGGGCACGACTATGTCGGTTCCATCCGCCGCAACCGGCAGGACAGTGCCTGGCGGGATATAGCCTCCAAGGCGATGAACCGGCTGCGCGAGCGTATCACCAACATCCATATGACCGACCAGGGCTGCATGCTGCGTGGTTATGACCGGGAAATTATCAACGCAATTCTGGACTCCAAAGAGTCGAATACCTTTATTCCTGCGCTGGCCTATCTCTACTCTGGTAACCCGGTTGAGGTGGTGGTGGAGCACGAGGAGCGGGCGGCCGGTGAATCAAAATATCCGATCTATCAGCTGATTCATCTCAACTTTGATCTGATGACCGGTTTCTCTCTGATGCCGCTGCAGGTCTTCTCTCTGGTGGGGGTGGGGATATCCATCGTCTCCTTTGCCTTCGTGCTTTTTCTGGTGCTGCGGCGTCTTATCGTCGGGCCGGAAGTGGAAGGTGTGTTCACCCTGTTCGCCATCGTCTTCTTTCTGATCGGTATTCTGCTCTTCGGTATCGGCCTGTTGGGTGAGTATGTAGGACGCATCTATGTGCAGGCCCGTGGACGGCCTCGCTATCTGGTGCGCATGGTACTTGAGAAAAACGGTCAGCCTGAAACCGGGGAAGAGGCTTAG
- a CDS encoding bifunctional UDP-4-keto-pentose/UDP-xylose synthase, with the protein MNILILGVNGFIGHHLSRRILETTDWNVYGMDMHSERVQEFVDHERFHFFEGDITINHEWVEYHVKKCDVILPLVAIATPATYVTNPLAVFELDFEANLPIVRACVEYGKRVLFPSTSEVYGMSADSEFHPYESNLVLGPLTKPRWIYSCAKQLMDRVISAYGQQEGLEYTLFRPFNWIGPGLDSIHTPKEGSSRVVTQFLGHIARGEPIQLVDGGSQRRSFTDFSDGISALMKIIENKDDCALGNIYNIGNPANDLSVRELAELMVEIAKEFPEYSPGAAKVELLEVSSGKYYGEGYQDIQTRVPHIGNTKAELDWAPEVEVRDALRKIFEAYRHEVAEASALLDD; encoded by the coding sequence ATGAATATCCTGATTTTGGGCGTAAACGGCTTTATTGGGCACCATCTGTCCCGCCGTATCCTCGAAACCACCGACTGGAATGTCTACGGCATGGATATGCATTCCGAACGGGTGCAGGAGTTCGTTGATCACGAACGTTTCCATTTCTTCGAGGGCGATATCACCATCAACCACGAGTGGGTTGAGTACCACGTCAAAAAGTGCGATGTGATCCTGCCGCTGGTGGCGATCGCAACGCCTGCCACCTATGTCACCAACCCACTGGCGGTTTTTGAGCTCGATTTCGAGGCCAATCTGCCGATCGTGCGGGCCTGTGTCGAATACGGCAAGCGGGTGCTGTTCCCGTCGACCTCCGAGGTCTACGGCATGTCGGCGGACAGTGAATTTCACCCCTATGAGTCCAATCTGGTGCTCGGTCCGCTGACCAAGCCGCGCTGGATCTACTCTTGTGCCAAGCAGTTGATGGATCGGGTTATCAGCGCCTACGGCCAGCAGGAAGGACTTGAGTACACCCTGTTCCGCCCCTTCAACTGGATTGGTCCCGGCCTCGACAGCATCCACACACCGAAAGAGGGCAGCTCGCGGGTGGTTACCCAGTTCCTGGGCCACATAGCGCGCGGCGAGCCGATCCAGTTGGTTGACGGCGGCAGCCAGCGCCGCAGCTTTACCGACTTTAGCGACGGCATCAGCGCGCTGATGAAGATTATAGAGAACAAGGACGACTGTGCCCTTGGCAATATCTATAACATCGGTAACCCAGCTAACGACCTGTCGGTGCGAGAACTGGCGGAGTTGATGGTCGAGATCGCCAAAGAGTTCCCTGAGTATTCGCCTGGCGCCGCGAAGGTCGAACTTTTGGAGGTTTCATCCGGAAAATACTACGGCGAGGGCTATCAGGACATTCAGACCCGCGTGCCCCATATCGGTAATACCAAAGCAGAGCTGGACTGGGCGCCCGAGGTTGAGGTGCGTGACGCACTGCGTAAGATCTTCGAAGCCTACCGTCACGAGGTCGCAGAAGCCAGCGCGTTGCTCGACGATTGA
- a CDS encoding phospholipid carrier-dependent glycosyltransferase: MSDLSITSSTKWMIVAIAAVIWFSLLGYRDLMEPDEGRYAEIPREMVATGDWTTPRLNDLKYFEKPVFQYWMTAVSFSLFGESNATARLWVALISFLGALWVMFVAGRLWGEAAGFYAFLVSISGLLYVAMGHIITLDMTVSVFLGIGVGALLIAQSDRNNPTQVRNWMLLGWAALGIATLTKGLIGLVLPGAAIVLYSLWMRDWALWKHLHLGKGLLLFLLVTAPWFIAVSLANPEFPEFFFIHEHFDRYTSTVHMRDKPWWYFLAILLLGAVPWISAVTKNLFKPGFSWLPSKTALFDPIRFLWVFVVFIFVFFSMGSSQLPAYLLPMFPALSLMIGKTLADNPRLGPEIWLMPVVGLVFLVAAWQIDLVATSALPAELLHTYRPWWLAATGLMFGGFWLVRHFGAAGPKAITALALTALLSVQLLSWGYQTLSSSRSSRALAEQIRPYVDAGAPVYTVETYPQSLPFYLGKPVQLAIMRSELDMGIRQEPEKWIPSFAAFKSRWLQDEQAIAVFDAESFSRFNLDEMPMKIIYRDPRKLAVIRR; the protein is encoded by the coding sequence ATGTCTGATCTCTCTATTACCTCCAGCACCAAATGGATGATCGTGGCGATTGCTGCGGTGATCTGGTTCTCCCTGCTCGGATACCGCGACCTGATGGAGCCGGACGAGGGGCGTTACGCAGAAATCCCCCGTGAGATGGTGGCGACGGGCGACTGGACCACGCCCCGGCTCAACGACCTCAAATATTTTGAAAAGCCCGTTTTCCAGTACTGGATGACGGCGGTTAGCTTCTCTCTGTTTGGAGAGAGCAACGCGACAGCCCGGCTCTGGGTGGCGCTGATCTCTTTTCTGGGCGCGCTATGGGTGATGTTCGTGGCGGGCAGGCTCTGGGGAGAGGCGGCGGGATTCTACGCTTTTCTGGTGTCGATAAGTGGACTGCTCTATGTGGCAATGGGGCATATCATCACGCTGGATATGACCGTCAGTGTGTTTCTCGGCATTGGCGTGGGGGCGCTGCTGATCGCTCAGTCAGACCGGAATAATCCGACCCAGGTGCGTAACTGGATGCTGCTGGGTTGGGCCGCCTTGGGCATCGCTACCCTGACGAAAGGGTTGATCGGCCTGGTGCTGCCGGGTGCGGCAATTGTGCTCTACTCGCTGTGGATGAGGGACTGGGCGCTCTGGAAGCATCTTCATCTGGGCAAGGGGCTGTTGCTCTTCCTGCTGGTGACGGCCCCCTGGTTTATCGCCGTCAGTCTGGCGAATCCGGAATTTCCGGAGTTTTTCTTTATCCACGAACACTTCGACCGTTATACCTCAACGGTTCATATGCGTGACAAACCCTGGTGGTATTTTCTCGCCATTCTGCTGCTGGGCGCAGTGCCCTGGATCAGCGCAGTGACGAAAAATCTGTTTAAACCGGGGTTTTCCTGGTTGCCCTCCAAAACAGCTCTTTTCGATCCCATACGCTTTCTCTGGGTCTTCGTCGTATTTATTTTTGTCTTTTTTTCCATGGGCAGCTCCCAACTTCCCGCCTATCTGCTGCCGATGTTTCCCGCGCTGTCGCTGATGATCGGAAAAACCTTGGCGGACAATCCCCGTCTTGGCCCGGAGATCTGGCTGATGCCGGTTGTGGGTCTGGTGTTTCTGGTTGCTGCCTGGCAGATTGATTTGGTAGCGACCAGTGCACTACCGGCTGAATTACTCCATACCTATCGTCCCTGGTGGCTGGCTGCAACAGGGCTGATGTTCGGTGGTTTCTGGCTTGTGAGGCATTTTGGCGCTGCCGGGCCAAAGGCCATAACTGCGCTGGCGTTGACCGCATTGCTTTCAGTACAACTGCTCTCCTGGGGCTATCAGACCCTGAGCAGTTCCCGTTCCAGTCGGGCGTTGGCTGAGCAGATTCGCCCTTATGTCGATGCCGGTGCCCCGGTTTATACTGTGGAGACCTATCCTCAGTCATTGCCCTTCTATCTCGGAAAACCTGTGCAACTGGCCATTATGCGCAGTGAACTGGATATGGGCATTCGTCAGGAACCCGAGAAATGGATTCCAAGTTTTGCTGCGTTCAAATCGCGCTGGCTGCAGGATGAACAGGCCATAGCTGTTTTTGATGCAGAGAGTTTTTCGAGATTCAACTTGGATGAGATGCCGATGAAGATTATCTACAGAGATCCACGCAAATTAGCGGTGATACGTCGATGA
- a CDS encoding DegT/DnrJ/EryC1/StrS aminotransferase family protein, which translates to MLPFTRPTIGEEEQQAIKEVLESGWVTTGPKVKAFEAALEAYIGGGVLVRAFNSGTSALEAALIASGVGSGDEVILPAMSFTASANVIVRVGATPVFVDVDLVSRNLTVKAVEAALTPRTRAIMPVHFAGLAVEMHAIYDLAERNNLLVIEDAAQAIGTGIGGHKVGASGNPVCFSFHPNKNITTIEGGALASSDPQFIRRIERIRFHGIERDDEGGMDVPEWGGKMNMPDVGAAMGLVQLPKLDGFNHRRRELALRYIERLPKHQALVIPKDVPGHSWHMFAVCIDYLSLGTSRKAFQEQLQTMGVGTGIHYPAMHLFSLYRHYGYGAGDFPIAERIGEQTLTLPLFPAMSDEDVDQVCDALKKLLSGEVTP; encoded by the coding sequence ATGTTGCCATTTACCCGTCCTACCATTGGTGAAGAGGAGCAGCAGGCCATAAAGGAAGTGTTGGAGTCCGGCTGGGTCACCACCGGTCCCAAGGTGAAGGCTTTCGAAGCGGCGCTGGAGGCCTATATTGGCGGCGGCGTTTTGGTCCGTGCCTTCAACTCTGGGACCAGCGCCCTGGAAGCCGCGCTCATCGCTTCCGGCGTTGGGTCCGGGGATGAGGTGATCCTCCCCGCCATGAGTTTTACCGCCAGCGCCAATGTCATCGTTCGGGTAGGTGCCACGCCGGTCTTCGTGGATGTGGATCTGGTGAGTCGCAATCTTACGGTGAAAGCTGTTGAAGCTGCGCTGACCCCCCGGACCCGCGCCATCATGCCGGTTCATTTTGCAGGACTGGCGGTGGAGATGCATGCCATCTACGATCTGGCAGAGAGGAACAATCTGCTGGTAATCGAGGATGCCGCTCAGGCGATCGGCACAGGTATTGGCGGCCACAAAGTCGGCGCTTCCGGTAATCCGGTCTGTTTCAGTTTCCACCCGAACAAGAATATCACCACCATTGAAGGGGGCGCGCTGGCCAGTAGTGACCCCCAATTTATCCGCCGCATCGAGCGCATTCGCTTCCACGGGATCGAGCGGGATGACGAGGGCGGTATGGATGTGCCCGAGTGGGGCGGTAAGATGAATATGCCGGATGTGGGGGCTGCCATGGGCCTGGTTCAGCTGCCCAAACTGGATGGTTTCAATCACCGTCGCCGCGAGCTGGCGCTACGCTATATCGAGCGACTGCCTAAGCATCAGGCTTTGGTGATTCCCAAGGATGTGCCGGGGCACAGCTGGCATATGTTCGCCGTCTGTATCGATTATCTTTCCCTCGGCACCTCCCGGAAGGCCTTTCAGGAACAACTGCAGACGATGGGTGTCGGAACCGGTATTCACTATCCTGCGATGCATCTGTTTTCCCTCTATCGGCACTACGGTTATGGAGCAGGTGATTTTCCGATTGCAGAGCGGATCGGTGAGCAGACGCTGACCCTGCCCCTGTTTCCCGCGATGTCCGATGAGGATGTGGATCAGGTATGCGATGCGCTGAAAAAATTACTTAGCGGAGAAGTCACTCCATGA
- a CDS encoding 4-deoxy-4-formamido-L-arabinose-phosphoundecaprenol deformylase, which yields MMAVALKVDVDTYRGTLEGVPALLRLFDEYQVRATFLFSLGPDHTGRALRRIFRPGFLQKVRRTSVASNYGFKTLMYGVLLPGPHIGRKAGDVMRSVAEAGHEVGIHCYDHVRWQDYVAHKDEQWTSRELDLAAETFQEVFGHAATTHGAAGWQLNAHTLKWEEEAGLKYASDVRGKSAFYPVLQGVESKCPQIPTTLPTLDELIGRDGITEENVHEYIYAESQHILPNGHVYTLHAELEGMQLLSTMEKLLVMWKGFEGTVQAVGDTYDSLDLATLPKHQIGWGELEGRSGHLAMQSIAVD from the coding sequence ATTATGGCAGTCGCACTCAAGGTTGATGTAGACACCTATCGCGGCACCCTGGAAGGGGTGCCGGCGTTGTTGCGCCTGTTCGACGAATATCAGGTGCGTGCCACCTTTCTCTTTAGTTTGGGACCGGACCACACCGGCCGCGCCCTGCGGCGCATCTTCCGTCCCGGATTCCTGCAAAAGGTGCGGCGTACCTCAGTGGCCAGCAACTACGGTTTCAAAACCCTGATGTATGGAGTGCTGTTGCCAGGACCGCACATCGGTCGAAAAGCGGGTGATGTGATGCGTTCAGTGGCCGAGGCAGGTCACGAGGTGGGTATCCACTGTTACGATCATGTGCGCTGGCAGGATTATGTTGCCCACAAGGATGAGCAATGGACCAGTCGGGAACTGGATCTGGCGGCAGAGACCTTCCAGGAAGTCTTCGGCCATGCTGCGACTACCCACGGTGCCGCAGGTTGGCAGCTCAATGCCCATACATTGAAATGGGAAGAGGAGGCCGGTTTGAAATACGCCAGTGATGTTCGTGGCAAGAGCGCCTTCTATCCTGTGCTACAGGGCGTCGAATCCAAATGTCCGCAGATTCCCACCACGCTTCCCACCCTTGATGAGTTAATCGGTCGCGACGGCATCACCGAAGAGAATGTACACGAATACATTTACGCGGAGAGTCAGCATATTCTGCCCAATGGCCATGTCTACACGCTACATGCCGAGCTGGAAGGGATGCAGTTGCTGTCGACCATGGAGAAGCTGCTGGTGATGTGGAAAGGCTTCGAAGGCACTGTTCAGGCGGTGGGGGATACCTATGATTCCCTGGATCTTGCCACCTTGCCCAAGCACCAGATCGGCTGGGGCGAACTTGAAGGCCGCTCAGGTCATCTTGCCATGCAGAGTATTGCTGTCGATTAA